A portion of the Cryptomeria japonica chromosome 5, Sugi_1.0, whole genome shotgun sequence genome contains these proteins:
- the LOC131076635 gene encoding arogenate dehydrogenase 2, chloroplastic-like, giving the protein MAASIKISTVSFHSSQLCSGFRQPLMPTKIGYPKSVVLVSQKKKQNEKQCRFPSPLKVIALDAAQPFDYESKISNEIEKYRKLKIGIVGFGNFGQFLAKTIVQQGHTVLAHSRTDHSEVARKMGVSFYMDQDDFCEDHPEVILLCTSIISTESVLRSFPFQRLKRNTLFADVLSVKEFPRNLFLQVLPSEFDILCTHPMFGPASGKAGWSGLPLVYDKIKIGEGLRAERCDRFLNIFVKEGCRMVEMSSAEHDRQAAETQFITHTVGRMLAKLNLESTTINTKGYESLLRIVENTCGDSFDLYYGLFMYNVNSTEKLERLEMAFDALKKQLTGRLHKILRTQLFDGIARGEVSEKNLTLADLKNSSLSDTAIPLRTK; this is encoded by the coding sequence ATGGCTGCTTCAATCAAAATTTCCACTGTTTCCTTTCATTCCTCTCAGCTTTGTTCTGGTTTCAGACAGCCTTTAATGCCAACAAAAATAGGATATCCAAAGTCAGTAGTTTTGGTTTctcagaagaagaaacaaaatgaaaaacagTGTCGCTTTCCAAGCCCTTTGAAAGTTATAGCTTTGGATGCTGCACAGCCATTTGATTATGAATCCAAGATAAGTAACGAAATTGAGAAGTATAGAAAGTTAAAGATTGGCATAGTCGGGTTTGGCAATTTTGGTCAGTTTCTTGCAAAGACCATTGTCCAGCAAGGTCATACAGTATTGGCTCATTCTCGAACAGATCATAGTGAGGTTGCACGCAAGATGGGGGTTTCTTTTTACATGGATCAAGATGATTTTTGTGAAGACCATCCTGAGGTTATATTGCTATGTACATCAATCATATCAACAGAGTCGGTGTTGAGATCATTTCCATTTCAAAGATTGAAAAGGAATACGTTATTTGCAGATGTTCTTTCAGTCAAAGAATTTCCACGTAATCTCTTTTTACAGGTGCTTCCCTCAGAATTTGATATATTGTGCACTCATCCTATGTTTGGTCCTGCGAGTGGGAAAGCTGGGTGGAGTGGTCTTCCTTTGGTCTATGATAAGATTAAGATTGGAGAAGGGTTGAGAGCTGAGCGTTGTGACCGGTTTCTGAATATATTTGTAAAAGAAGGCTGTAGAATGGTTGAGATGTCCTCTGCAGAACATGATCGCCAGGCGGCTGAAACACAATTCATTACACACACTGTTGGGAGGATGTTAGCGAAATTGAATTTGGAATCCACCACAATAAATACTAAAGGATATGAGTCATTACTTCGTATTGTTGAGAACACTTGTGGAGACAGCTTTGATCTTTATTATGGTTTGTTCATGTACAATGTTAATTCAACAGAGAAGTTGGAGAGATTAGAAATGGCTTTTGATGCTCTAAAGAAACAGCTTACAGGCCGGTTGCACAAGATTTTAAGAACACAGCTATTCGATGGGATTGCCAGGGGAGAAGTGTCTGAGAAAAATTTAACTCTTGCAGATCTGAAAAACTCTAGCCTTTCGGACACTGCAATTCCACTAAGAACAAAATAA